A window of the Dioscorea cayenensis subsp. rotundata cultivar TDr96_F1 unplaced genomic scaffold, TDr96_F1_v2_PseudoChromosome.rev07_lg8_w22 25.fasta BLBR01000740.1, whole genome shotgun sequence genome harbors these coding sequences:
- the LOC120254925 gene encoding glycine-rich cell wall structural protein-like, with product MAKNTKLLVLGFMLLLAISLSLAARTLNEENGGGGIDGHGGYGGGGYGHGGYGHGGYGHGGYGHGGYGHGGYGHGGYGGGGYGHGGGGGHGGGGGDGHP from the coding sequence ATGGCTAAGAACACAAAGCTTTTGGTTCTTGGCTTCATGCTTCTCCTAGCCATAAGTCTGTCCTTGGCAGCGAGGACCTTGAATGAGGAAAATGGAGGTGGAGGTATAGATGGGCATGGTGGATATGGTGGTGGAGGATATGGGCATGGTGGATATGGACATGGAGGATATGGGCATGGTGGATATGGACATGGTGGATATGGACATGGAGGATATGGGCATGGTGGATATGGTGGTGGAGGATATGGACATGGTGGCGGAGGAGGAcatggaggtggaggtggagatgGACATCCTTAG